A window of Chanodichthys erythropterus isolate Z2021 chromosome 16, ASM2448905v1, whole genome shotgun sequence genomic DNA:
TGTGAAAAAAAACACTAAGGTGCACCCCcggtggccgatttcttttgcatttctcacaggcctctagtcaaacaggcccagtgAATGTCTTTTCAACTGGCCTTTGTTTGATAGCCGCTCGAACTTAATTGACCAATGGAGGTTGTTTTTCGAGATACGCTAATGTCCTTGTAGACAATCACGCCACAttggacaaagacactgcatgccagtCAATCAAACTGACAGCTGCATAGCTATAGCCTTTTGTGGTTTTTACCCCCCAGGATTTGATTTTTACCGGGGGGGGTGGAAGTAAATTAAGGCCCAGTTTCACAAAcggggcttagattaagccttagttcaaatagggcatttaagtagcttttataaatctgccttagaaaaaaatactggtgtgcatcttgagacaaaacaatggcactgacattttaaaatatatcagtgcaagttgctttcatttaaaacagctcaaacatgcatttaagtCTGTGAAACCGAGGATGACCAGGGTGTTTTATGTTAACTTTTAGAAATGCTACAACCATGATTTGTCCATTTGGTCATCATAGTCATGTAGTTTGATAttcaaatgtatataaaaagCAACTAAAACAAGAAATGTCAGTCCTTACATCAggtttacatttattaaagtgTACAGTAAATACACAAACTTCAACATTCAGCTTCtgccacaattttttttttttttttttttatttaaacaaaatggaAGTCAATTCTTTTTCAATGAGCCGAGACTGAATCTTATTTGATGATACCATTTCATATATGTTTACTATGAGTTAATGGAAAAGGTACTAAATTAAGTGTCCTTTTGTAAAATGTGATCCACATGGTCAAAAACACCTGGATGATGGAAGGCGTCTCCGAGGGCGGTTTCCAGTTCTCAAGTGTTGAACTCATAATCCAGCAATTCTTTCTCCTGTTTTAGATCTCAGGAAGGAACCAGTTTCCTTTTCTGTAAAAACCTTTTATTGGACTGTGCAACCTTTGCTTTTACATTGGCACCTGTAGATGAATAAAGACAGCTCAGACTGTTGCtttccaaaacaaaaatacagttgCTGAACATGAAAATCTCACCACCCACCCATTTTTTTACTCGCAAACTCCACAGCTGCACCTTGGTTGACACCCCTTTTCCTTTTGAGGGACAGAATCTCTGCATCTGAAGAGAaatatacacaaaaatattcGTTTTTCTACTAAATTTGGTTTGGAAAATGGTCTGAATAACACAATGTGTTATCTTACTGGTTGTTCTTTTGGTTCCTGGTCCATAAAGACGGGACTGAATGAAGTCCATGGCACTCTGTTGCAGTGATTTGGCAGCGGTTTCATCCTTCACTCTCTTTACGCTGTAGCTGTCTGGTAAACTGAAATCAGATTTCcatatttcaaataatatatatatatatatatatataaatatatatatgaggtAAGGTCAACATAAACATAGTTAATATTACCTTTTGGAGTTTGTTTTTGACGTTGTCTTCTCTCCCTCATCTATAAAATAGTTTTGTCATTTAATACATAAACTgaccaacagaaaaaaaatgtgtaaagttaTAAAATTCCAGTGTAACAGCTTACCTTTGATTGTTTGATTGTTAGCTTTGTCATTCTCTGATAGCTCAGTCTGtctaaaatgaaagaaaaacagTTTATTAAGTTTCCAAAATGATTTAAGGAATCAAATGGATTGTTTTCCTCTGGAGAGCTTACTTCTGGGGTTCTGTATCAAATTCCTCCAGGAGGTGTTCTGGAAGACGTTTTCTCGACTGAAAAACAACAGATGAAACATTTCATGATGTTAAATCTACAATTTATTGAGTGAAAGTGTGTAAAGTCtctagtaataataatatagtaacGTTAGACGTCCTGGGGATAGTATTCACCTTTTGTTCTTGATATAACTGTTGTCTTTTCCTTCGCTTCTCCTTCAATAGGTTCTTTTCTCTGAAAGAAAAGCATAAAAAGGTTTAAACCCCATGAGCTCATGTGCTCTGTGTGTCTGAAACCAGCGGACACTCACAGACCTTTTAGCCGACTCCAGTGCCTCTTTAACGCTCTTCAGCGCAGCACTTTTGGACTCATCAAAGCCGACCTCCTCGGGGAGCTCATCATCACTGGACTCAAACTCAGCCTGGGTCAATTCAGACATTTTATCAGTCTCTTTTAGCGTAGTAAACCTGATTTTAGTACACACGCTGGAAGGGAATCGCCATATTAAACGCCAACAAcgttaaacatacattaaagaCAGGCAGACTAAAGTCACAAGTATTGGCTGCAATAactgctgccatctggtggttCGGATGTCCCTGCAATATCTGCTCGTAAACAAACTGATGCAAATGGCGGAGTTTATAATAATAGCGCCAGATAAGATCATCACATTTATATGTAAAAGTACACATAGATAAGTATAACTAgatattgtttataatttaatatttgtatttcatAATTCCCTGCAGTTTGTATTATGCATTATTACAGTAAATACTAAAAAAGTAcgtaaataacattttaaaattactactactactactactactactactactaccatACAGACTAGTAATATGATAATTCAAAATGCTCGATTGCTTATTATGGTGACATCTTATGGTTCcttgcaacaacaaaaaaagtaaataaataataataacctacgtttttattattattattattattattattattattattaacattactacTACCATACAaactattatttataatattgatcgttcaaaatatttgtaattattatgGTGAAATCGTATGTTTCTttgcaaccaaaaaaaaaagtaattattattaataataaattgtattattataattattaataaatgtaattatacaATGTTAATAGAttttagtaataaaaataaactatagGCTATACTTCCTTTCAACGAGTGAAGAATAAATAGTCTTATGGTCCGTCATGCGGTTTTGACATCTGACCAATCGGTGTTTCTGACGTGTTTGTGACATGGATGCTGCTGCTGATGGTGTGTTGGTATTGTGAGGATTAGGCACCAGCGCAAACACTGgctagaaaaaaaatactattcaGATCGTTGGGTCAGTATTTAATTTCCATGTAAATATCGCTTTGCACAAGCAGGCATGTcaggttttgttgtttttgcgcTAGTGTTGTCATTGTCCGCGACAGTGTCTTGTCTgggctctgagccgcctcagcCCTGTCTCGCGCCGCTACAGTGGGAGGGTCGGACCGTCCAATATGACCACGGCACGGGACGAAACACACGGGCAGCGGTCACCTATGATGCACAGAATCAGCGAATTAGGGTTCTGGAGCAGAAGACGGGACACACACCTTGTAAAAAGTATGAATTCATCAAATGTtatgaaatgcattttaatgttttcttcTTGTCACTGCAAAATACTCAGTACCTTTTGTCTTGTTCTGCAGTACAACCATCTAAACATTCTTACCATGATATACacttacttgagaagcaaaatgtcataatgtaaaattatcaaaattaagtgaccCTTAAAAACAGTAgcaatatctgccaatggggtaattTAAAGGGATTTGTTTTTATGGCTTTTAAATGgtcacttatttatttattttattattttacagaaaatttGACTTTGTAtctgggtcattgacgaataaggtttataaaagtgtaaaaaaaaaaaataataatttattaagtgttaacaatgaaattgtggtttttataatcaattaactctgcttttgtcattttttacaagatggacaaatattgtcaccaaaaaagtaattcggtttaaccaaaatttcggttttaccaaatgacacttttggttataccgaatgacgatattttcaaacaatgctaacagactGATATCTAGCTGAacaaggacaatcaaacattttatatttagtacaagtttttaaaatattaccacattttccatgttttatagcggttgcaccgaatgacctgatgtttcgggatatgcgtatgagcaagtaaAAACAAGAATTTTTCAAGTAGTTAAGAGAAAGTTAgctactttgcttcatgactatgtggtcctttgcaggtgtctgaatgatgtcacatcctgtcacatgatattgacctcatgacttgatccaaaatggtcccctTATATTGGTTAccccgaatgacatcaatgaaattcatttttccagacattctttctcataacaaagcaatgacttctacacataattttaatatcattttgcagtatgttgatatatgatgttataaaatcatgccagaataaaaaaatatatacatttattacattttaagatgttttaatcactaatgaaatggctgtattggcctttggacggttaaaccgaatgaccttttgacacgtcaaaatctttaaaatacatttatatgtagcaaaatataattaaaaccttttggattaaataaaatagatctagttgtactaccttacatactttggatgtcatatctttgttttttactattattaagACCTttgaacgaaaaaaaaaaaaaaagacccgtcATGTTATTTTGCTTATCAAGATGATGCAGATGATccattatagtcaaaattagaATGACCACTCACAGTTACTCTGTTCTGAAAAACCATTAAAACAAGATTAAGTTTAATTGATTTTATGTAAATTTACttgcattcatttatttgtacTGTGCATTTGTTTTCGAGGTTCTTTGAGTACATCTACTTGTTCAAGAGTGGAGTGCTTTTCCAGATTGAGGAAATTACCAAACAGTGTGCAAAGATCACTCTGACGGAGGCCTGGGA
This region includes:
- the nol7 gene encoding U3 small nucleolar RNA-associated protein NOL7, with amino-acid sequence MSELTQAEFESSDDELPEEVGFDESKSAALKSVKEALESAKREKNLLKEKRRKRQQLYQEQKSRKRLPEHLLEEFDTEPQKQTELSENDKANNQTIKDEGEKTTSKTNSKSLPDSYSVKRVKDETAAKSLQQSAMDFIQSRLYGPGTKRTTNAEILSLKRKRGVNQGAAVEFASKKMGANVKAKVAQSNKRFLQKRKLVPS
- the epdr1 gene encoding mammalian ependymin-related protein 1; translation: MSGFVVFALVLSLSATVSCLGSEPPQPCLAPLQWEGRTVQYDHGTGRNTRAAVTYDAQNQRIRVLEQKTGHTPCKKFFEYIYLFKSGVLFQIEEITKQCAKITLTEAWDPYDIPLNSTYEDQYFIGGPGDMIEVQEWSDRKPARKNEAWVGVYTLKDCYPVQETYTKNSSVTTSTRFFDLQLGISDPGVFNPPSTCQSALSEKMKSDC